CTCGCAGGAAATCCAGCGCGGCCCAAAGGGCCCACTCGGCCATGGATTCGGCCTGTGTGTGATTGGTGGTGTATTGCTTCGACGCCTTGCCAATGGCTTTCAGCGCCGCATTGTCCACACCGGCGGCCGGAGACTGAAACCAGTCCAGCCGATCAGAGGCCATCACAGTCTGAACAAATGTCCTGGCAGCAGGGCCGAAGAAGCAGTCGAGGCTGCCAAAGACAATCTCCGGTTCGACCTTGTCAGTCACCACCCGGCTACCGGCATGATAGAAGCGCCCTTCATCGGTCATAATGAGGACATCAAGTTTGTGTTCTACATCCTTGAGCCGAGGCTGGATGCGGGCAAAAGTCTTTTCATGAACAAGGCACGTTTTCATGTCGTCCTGCTTAGCGCCCTGATGGTCTGCGGCGCAAGCGCTGCGCAATCCAGCCTGCCGATGCGCGGACCGGACTATTTCCGCGATGCCTCTGATCTGGCTGGGGTGCTGGGCTCCGCCCACGCGATCCGGGTGCGCTGCAATGGCAGGGATGACCAGTACTGGCGGCAATACATGTCCGACATGCTGAGCTATGAGGCGCCGAATCGCGGCAATTTGCGCTCCAGCCTGGTGGCGCAGTTCAACACTTCCTACCAGGATACCACCCGCGACTATCTGAAATGCGACAACCGCGCGGTGGAAGCCGAAGCGCGCTTTGCCCGCGAAGGCCAGGAAATTACTGCACGCATGGCGATGCACTATTTCCCGAAAAAGCCGGATTAGGCCCGAACTGGCCGGTCAGGCGATTGTCATCAAATGACTGCTGCAGGTCAGACAGTCCGTGCTGCCGAACCCTTCCAGCGCAACTTCCGCGCAGCCTGTTTCCAGCAGGGTCCGGGCGAGTTGGCACTCATCACCATGCTCCACGATGAAAGCGGCAAGGCCGCTCGCCTCCAGGGTTAGCCGGTCAATGTGCCAGTGAACTTTCTTGTCTGCCCTGAAGTGGCGCCTGATGCGTGCCGCGAGACCGCCTGGTCCGTAGGCGCTGCCGGCGTAGGCATACATGCCCGGCGACAAGTGACCCGTTTTCTGCCGGCCTGCCCCGACCGGAAGCGCCTTGTCCAACAGCACCAGCAAGACGTAGGCGCCCTTTTTGCCTTCCAGCCCGCCCAATGCACCGGGAATGACCCAGTGTCCCTCGAGTGCGGCTGCATCTAGGATGCCCCGCGCGGCCTCGAAGGCTGTGGTGCCTTTCATCCTACCTTCTCTCCCGTCATCACGAAGCGGGGTCCTGCACCGGCGCTTCGCGCGCGGTCGTCGGGATTGTAGAGCTTGCAGGTCTTCAGGCTGAGACAGCCGCAGCCAATGCAGCCGTCCAGCCGGTCGCGCAGCCGCTCCACCATGGCGATGTGATCGTCGAGGCGTTGGCGAAAGCGCTGACTGATACGCGTCCAGTCGGCCTTGGTGGGCGCCCGGTGCTCTGGCAATTGACCGAGGACATCCCGGATCTCCTCGATGGTCAGACCCATCTGCTGGGCGACCAGAATGAAGGACAAACGGCGTATGTCGGCGCGGGCAAACTCCCGCTGGCCGGAGGGCCGGCGGTCAGGCTTCACCAGACCGCGGGATTCGTAAAATCGGATCGCTGAAACCGAAAGCCCGGTGCGACGCGCGACATCTCCGATAGAGAGCCCCTGTTTCATAAGGATTTTTTCCTTCCCAAATATGCTTGACCTCAAGTTAGGTTGAGGAATTAGGGTCGTCAAATCAGAACGCAACAGATTGGAATAAAGGAAACCAGGAAATGAAACCCGCCCTGTTTGAACATGTAAATGTGACGGTCTCCGACCCGAAGAAAACCGCCGCCATGCTGGTGGACCTGTTCGGCTGGCATGTGCGCTGGGAAGGCCCGTCAAAATATGACGGCTACACTGTCCATGTCGGCACCGATGACGAGTACATCGCCCTGTACGCCCTTCCGAAGCAGGACCGGCCGGAGCAGGAAAGCTATTACCGCACCGGCGCGGTGAACCATTTCGGCATCCTGGTGGACGATCTGGACGCCGCCGAACAACGGATCCTGAAGTCCGGCCTGAAAACGCACAGCCACCAGACCTATGATCCCGGCAGCCGGTTCTACTTCCACGACCATGATGGCATCGAATGGGAGGTCGTCAGCTATGCTTGAGGGATTGATGCACAGCTACATTGAAGCCTTCAACGGCGGCTGGCAGCCCAGGGACTCTTATGTCCGTCCGGCGCGGGACTCGAAAAGCCGGCGAAGGTCGCTACTATCGCTCTCAAACATGAGAGGTAAGAGACATGAAGGCGCCCCGGATACTTGCAGCTGCGACGCTGGCGGTTGGACTTAGCGCATGCGCGACCTCGCCCCCTGACTCAGGCGAGGCGGAAAAAGAGATCGTCGTGACGGAAACCGTGACCGTGCAGGAGCAGACTCCGCCCGGTCCCGGTGACCGTATGCCCACAGGCCGCAGCATAGGTGTGCGCTCGGCGGTCGTCGCCCCGCACGCTGCCGCCGCAACCGCCCACCCGCTGGCCACGCAGACGGCGCTCGACGTCCTGAAGCGTGGCGGCTCCGCGGTTGATGCCGCCATCGCAGCGAATGCCATGCTGGGCCTGGTTGAGCCGACGGGGAATGGGATTGGCGGAGACCTGTTTGCCATCGTCTGGGACCCGGAAACGCAACAACTTTACGGCTATAACGGATCCGGTCGCAGTCCGAAGGGGGCAACCCTTGAAGACATTCAGGCAAAGGCCGATGCCTTCATGGACGGTAAGGAGATCCCGCCATTCGGCACGGCATCCGTGACTGTTCCGGGTACGGTGGATGGCTGGTTCGCACTGCATGACAAGTTCGGCAAGCTGCC
This portion of the Hyphomonas adhaerens MHS-3 genome encodes:
- a CDS encoding GIY-YIG nuclease family protein; the encoded protein is MKGTTAFEAARGILDAAALEGHWVIPGALGGLEGKKGAYVLLVLLDKALPVGAGRQKTGHLSPGMYAYAGSAYGPGGLAARIRRHFRADKKVHWHIDRLTLEASGLAAFIVEHGDECQLARTLLETGCAEVALEGFGSTDCLTCSSHLMTIA
- the soxR gene encoding redox-sensitive transcriptional activator SoxR — protein: MKQGLSIGDVARRTGLSVSAIRFYESRGLVKPDRRPSGQREFARADIRRLSFILVAQQMGLTIEEIRDVLGQLPEHRAPTKADWTRISQRFRQRLDDHIAMVERLRDRLDGCIGCGCLSLKTCKLYNPDDRARSAGAGPRFVMTGEKVG
- a CDS encoding VOC family protein, coding for MKPALFEHVNVTVSDPKKTAAMLVDLFGWHVRWEGPSKYDGYTVHVGTDDEYIALYALPKQDRPEQESYYRTGAVNHFGILVDDLDAAEQRILKSGLKTHSHQTYDPGSRFYFHDHDGIEWEVVSYA
- a CDS encoding TIGR02301 family protein, whose translation is MIEAPFIGHNEDIKFVFYILEPRLDAGKSLFMNKARFHVVLLSALMVCGASAAQSSLPMRGPDYFRDASDLAGVLGSAHAIRVRCNGRDDQYWRQYMSDMLSYEAPNRGNLRSSLVAQFNTSYQDTTRDYLKCDNRAVEAEARFAREGQEITARMAMHYFPKKPD